In Methanosarcina barkeri MS, a single window of DNA contains:
- a CDS encoding potassium channel family protein: MVTSGRKNVSFITEFRKILHRHPYLTYKIVAVFLFITYVLTFEYLMISENQLENANLITAIYWATTTIATVGYGDVVFTSLPGRLFTIIVQILGIILISGFLITYIVAPWMDRVIKFRLPRMVSSGMKDHIIICGYNQLVETLIDELTEEDMLFVIVEEEEELIRELVYKNISCIFGSPTDKQTLMNAGIEKAKLLIANKSDERNANIVLTAREFHYVNIIAIVEDQSNSRYLKYAGADTVVSPKSMFGEFIGRKAMDRLVSRVTGATEIFEGVHIVEFPVYLKSPLIGKSLKEISSQQLTSAKIVGIWNSGTLSFDPKEEDIVREYRFACCRDP; encoded by the coding sequence ATGGTTACTTCCGGGCGAAAGAATGTCAGTTTTATAACAGAGTTTCGGAAGATACTGCACAGACATCCCTATCTGACATATAAAATAGTGGCTGTGTTCCTGTTTATTACCTATGTTCTGACTTTCGAGTATCTTATGATTTCTGAGAACCAGCTCGAAAATGCAAACCTTATTACTGCTATCTACTGGGCCACAACCACCATTGCAACAGTCGGGTATGGCGATGTGGTTTTCACTTCCCTGCCAGGAAGACTTTTTACTATAATCGTACAAATTCTGGGCATAATCTTGATTTCTGGTTTTCTTATAACCTATATTGTTGCTCCATGGATGGACAGGGTTATCAAATTCAGACTGCCGAGAATGGTCTCTTCAGGCATGAAAGATCACATAATTATCTGCGGATACAATCAACTGGTTGAAACCCTGATAGACGAATTGACCGAGGAGGATATGCTCTTTGTGATAGTCGAAGAAGAAGAAGAGCTCATCAGGGAGCTTGTTTATAAAAATATTTCCTGCATTTTCGGGTCTCCGACTGATAAGCAAACCCTTATGAACGCTGGTATAGAGAAAGCCAAACTCCTTATTGCAAATAAGTCGGATGAAAGAAATGCGAATATCGTTTTGACTGCCAGGGAATTTCATTATGTCAATATTATTGCCATTGTCGAGGACCAATCTAACTCAAGATACCTTAAATATGCAGGAGCCGATACGGTCGTATCTCCTAAATCGATGTTCGGAGAGTTTATTGGTAGGAAGGCAATGGACAGGCTTGTAAGCCGGGTTACGGGAGCGACTGAGATTTTTGAGGGTGTCCATATTGTTGAGTTTCCTGTTTACCTGAAAAGTCCTCTTATAGGTAAGTCGCTTAAGGAAATTTCCAGCCAGCAGCTTACGAGTGCAAAGATTGTAGGAATCTGGAATAGTGGGACTCTATCTTTTGATCCCAAGGAAGAAGATATTGTCCGGGAATACCGTTTTGCTTGCTGTAGGGACCCATAA
- a CDS encoding potassium channel family protein — MESKGHLIVLGYGDVGKSIVDILYRSPFRFVVVDSNDKVFENVDFEHLVGNGADEDILLAAGVKTASFEFVALNDDTNVIFATLISRNLNPEITIVARANSVKSIEKIYKAGADYVGSLSIVAGQMLAKMTANCMGKSCRIDEDIMLYEGIEIEKYRVDRGSPLDNISIEELDLEGQIGCTIIGIERGNLVTTAVKKQTIIRAGDTIAVVGSSKQISEFKEKYVN; from the coding sequence ATGGAGTCAAAAGGGCACCTTATAGTACTGGGATATGGAGATGTTGGAAAGAGTATAGTGGACATACTTTATAGAAGCCCATTCCGCTTTGTAGTTGTGGACTCAAATGACAAGGTTTTTGAAAATGTTGACTTCGAACATCTCGTTGGGAATGGGGCAGATGAAGACATACTGCTTGCAGCTGGAGTGAAGACAGCCTCTTTTGAGTTTGTGGCTCTTAATGATGATACCAATGTTATTTTCGCGACTCTCATTTCCAGGAATCTGAACCCGGAAATTACCATTGTAGCAAGGGCAAATTCCGTAAAATCAATTGAAAAGATCTACAAAGCAGGAGCCGATTACGTGGGTTCTCTTTCAATAGTAGCTGGCCAGATGCTTGCCAAAATGACTGCAAACTGCATGGGAAAAAGCTGTAGAATCGATGAGGATATAATGCTTTACGAGGGCATAGAAATCGAGAAATATCGCGTTGACAGAGGATCTCCTCTTGATAACATATCAATAGAAGAACTTGACTTGGAAGGACAGATCGGTTGTACTATAATAGGCATCGAACGCGGAAACCTTGTCACGACGGCTGTTAAAAAGCAGACAATAATAAGAGCAGGAGATACTATTGCAGTTGTGGGAAGCAGCAAGCAGATTTCAGAGTTTAAGGAAAAATATGTTAATTAA
- a CDS encoding RAD55 family ATPase: MESLSTGIERLDMLMDGGFPKGKSILVTGPPGSGKTILGIHFLHRSCEQGKKCILILTRELTEDILSQSRSIHLDLKPFVESKHLSIKNIFEDKMNKIKSASKFGKGLCAVDTDIIEYLSSMSSEVDVIVIDNIGVMAINHDIREFADEFSSISIILLKKGCTSLFVMDEDSYNLTHRLTGYMVFGLIRLTSQENFNYGKTKKYLYVEKMRDKAVPVKYSLFDITPEGIKIITGMNDLLEA; encoded by the coding sequence ATGGAAAGTTTATCTACAGGGATTGAAAGGTTGGATATGCTAATGGATGGAGGCTTTCCTAAAGGGAAAAGCATTCTGGTTACGGGTCCTCCAGGCTCTGGAAAAACTATCCTCGGGATTCATTTCCTGCACAGGAGTTGCGAGCAAGGCAAGAAATGCATATTAATTCTTACAAGAGAGCTTACGGAAGACATCCTCAGCCAATCCCGAAGCATCCACCTTGACCTCAAGCCTTTCGTTGAAAGTAAACATCTCAGTATAAAGAATATCTTTGAAGATAAAATGAACAAAATCAAAAGCGCTTCTAAATTTGGAAAAGGGCTATGTGCTGTGGATACTGATATAATCGAGTATCTCAGCTCCATGTCTTCGGAAGTTGATGTTATAGTCATCGACAATATAGGGGTAATGGCCATAAACCATGACATAAGAGAATTTGCTGATGAATTCAGTTCGATAAGCATTATACTTCTAAAAAAAGGGTGCACAAGCCTTTTTGTCATGGATGAGGACTCCTATAACCTTACCCACAGGCTTACTGGCTACATGGTTTTCGGGCTAATCCGGCTCACTTCACAGGAGAATTTCAACTACGGAAAGACAAAGAAATATCTTTACGTTGAGAAAATGCGAGATAAGGCTGTTCCGGTCAAGTATTCTCTATTTGATATTACCCCAGAAGGAATCAAAATTATTACAGGCATGAATGACCTATTGGAAGCATGA
- a CDS encoding methanogen output domain 1-containing protein, protein MQNENIKPKILIVDDVPENIELIEAYLSVETYALITASSGKEAIQKLKEEKLDMILLDVMMPEVSGYEVCKIVKNNPETQFIPVLMLTALSDIKDRITGIEAGADDFLTKPINRLELKTRVKSLLRIKCMHDRLVADRNSLEIKNQVQSILTAIIPTLLRFVSNEEKRIIINQMTGMVEKMLLDTYHLENRELDFAYAGKVCAEIMNQLGGSFSSEKGEKESSWIVRGTKCPWKGEEARKNPILCTLTRKIFSDITLKVDSDFSVEALKTIGNRNNCCEFLIKAE, encoded by the coding sequence TTGCAGAATGAAAATATCAAACCTAAAATCCTGATCGTCGATGATGTGCCTGAGAACATAGAGCTTATAGAGGCTTACCTTTCAGTGGAGACCTATGCCCTTATTACTGCCAGCAGTGGAAAGGAGGCTATCCAGAAACTAAAGGAAGAAAAGCTCGATATGATCTTACTGGATGTTATGATGCCTGAAGTAAGCGGCTATGAGGTATGCAAAATTGTCAAAAACAACCCCGAAACTCAATTCATCCCGGTTTTGATGCTCACTGCTCTTTCTGATATTAAAGACCGAATAACAGGGATTGAAGCCGGAGCTGATGATTTCCTTACGAAACCTATTAATAGGCTTGAGCTTAAGACCCGAGTAAAATCCTTACTCAGAATAAAATGCATGCATGACCGGCTGGTAGCTGACCGCAACAGCCTTGAGATAAAAAACCAGGTACAGAGTATCCTTACTGCAATTATTCCCACTTTGCTAAGGTTTGTTTCCAATGAGGAGAAGAGGATCATAATTAACCAGATGACAGGCATGGTCGAAAAAATGCTGCTCGACACATATCACCTTGAAAACAGAGAACTGGACTTCGCTTATGCAGGAAAGGTCTGTGCCGAGATAATGAATCAGCTGGGTGGAAGCTTTTCCTCTGAAAAGGGTGAAAAAGAAAGTTCGTGGATAGTCAGGGGAACAAAGTGCCCCTGGAAAGGAGAAGAAGCCCGTAAAAATCCTATTTTATGCACCCTGACCCGAAAAATTTTTTCGGATATAACTTTGAAAGTGGACTCTGACTTCAGTGTAGAGGCACTGAAGACTATAGGGAACAGGAATAATTGTTGTGAATTCCTTATAAAGGCAGAATGA
- a CDS encoding ATPase domain-containing protein gives MERVSTGIEELDRKLSGGYPANKVTLITGIAGSGKTIFGIHFIYKNCLEGRKCVIVATEESPEDILYQASMLGRDLTPYYENGQLIIQNIFESRSEIIRQTRYGFKPESLNLEIPSLIELIHEGTECLVIDNIGTFALRISIKKLRDQFDALNYMVRKKGCTALLIMDDSAHKMTYQLAEYSVYGSIHLLVRENSYLGKMERYLSIPKMRSTPISPEMFIFEITSEGIVIRESRG, from the coding sequence ATGGAAAGGGTTTCAACAGGCATAGAGGAGCTGGACAGGAAGCTGAGTGGGGGTTATCCTGCAAATAAAGTAACCCTTATAACCGGTATAGCAGGAAGCGGGAAAACAATCTTTGGAATTCATTTCATTTATAAAAACTGTCTTGAAGGCAGGAAATGTGTGATTGTCGCAACTGAGGAAAGTCCTGAAGATATTCTCTATCAGGCAAGCATGTTAGGACGCGACCTCACACCTTACTATGAGAACGGACAGCTTATTATACAAAATATCTTTGAAAGCCGTTCGGAAATAATAAGACAGACCAGATACGGGTTTAAGCCTGAAAGCCTGAATCTCGAAATCCCGAGTCTGATAGAATTAATACATGAAGGAACGGAATGCCTCGTTATTGATAACATAGGTACCTTTGCTCTCAGGATTTCCATAAAAAAGCTCAGAGACCAGTTTGATGCGCTAAACTACATGGTAAGGAAAAAAGGCTGTACAGCTCTTTTAATCATGGATGATTCCGCACACAAGATGACTTACCAGCTTGCTGAATACTCGGTCTATGGGTCTATTCACCTGTTAGTAAGGGAAAACTCGTATCTTGGAAAAATGGAGCGCTACCTGAGCATACCCAAGATGCGCAGCACCCCCATTTCCCCTGAGATGTTTATTTTTGAAATCACGTCTGAAGGGATTGTAATTCGTGAATCCAGGGGATGA
- a CDS encoding site-2 protease family protein, with protein MNGTSIALSIFLLYWLAVSVLDRKGILEKYNISTFGPLPILMIRTTKGLKLLDVLARPKSYWRIFANLGILLMFAGMIAMFLVIAISDLGLYTSFLSGNMPDPGKYNSPRNIFLIPGLNEFIPLTWGAIALIVTLVVHEFSHAILCRVEGIRVKSMGILYALVPIGGFAEPDDEQLFGTQEKTERELPLTATIEEIEEWEKEEKIRQETEKTKPDEPKSEPVIGATRTQRSRILAAGVMANFTVAFIALLLFFGPVLGAIAPLSDAMILSVNESSPADHAGLENGMIITQINDTNITTAEDLLTYLEKTRPGDTVHIYATKNGTVSTHDLQVASIPEDYIGGVPVGGIVSGSPAEAAGIKTGMTMIRINNTKMQNVSSFVSFMETTKANQTVEVELLPSENYTGNLTEKGTVVFDVQLSSNSEHDYGFLGVMYGNNAVMELPMLGISMLMPQAKLYLEALKQIPSLLTIPAGWIILFGLPIYGFAGEGFRGFSGTFMQFYQPVGWAEPLGIGIFWIANTLLWVGWLNFYVGLFNCLPAVPLDGGHVFKDSIYSFVYRLTRNDSISERVSNSITASFSMLILFSFIFMIFGPYIGQWM; from the coding sequence TTGAATGGCACAAGCATTGCACTGAGTATTTTTTTACTGTACTGGCTCGCAGTTTCCGTTCTTGACAGGAAAGGCATTCTGGAGAAGTATAACATAAGCACTTTCGGGCCGCTTCCCATCCTTATGATCAGGACAACTAAGGGTCTCAAACTGCTCGATGTACTGGCCCGTCCAAAGTCTTACTGGAGAATCTTTGCAAACCTTGGGATCTTGTTGATGTTTGCAGGCATGATTGCAATGTTCCTGGTCATAGCTATCTCGGACCTTGGGCTGTATACTTCTTTCCTTAGCGGAAACATGCCTGATCCGGGAAAGTATAATTCTCCGAGAAATATCTTTCTCATTCCGGGATTAAATGAGTTCATTCCTCTTACCTGGGGAGCTATTGCACTTATAGTCACGCTTGTCGTGCATGAGTTCTCACATGCGATTCTCTGCAGAGTTGAAGGCATCCGGGTCAAATCTATGGGCATCCTGTATGCCCTGGTCCCCATAGGAGGTTTTGCGGAGCCTGATGATGAACAGCTTTTCGGGACGCAAGAAAAAACAGAAAGAGAACTTCCGCTGACAGCCACAATCGAGGAAATCGAAGAATGGGAAAAAGAAGAAAAAATAAGGCAAGAAACTGAGAAAACAAAGCCTGATGAACCGAAATCCGAGCCTGTAATAGGTGCAACAAGAACTCAGAGGTCCAGGATTCTTGCAGCAGGTGTTATGGCCAATTTCACCGTGGCTTTTATCGCTCTCCTGCTCTTCTTCGGGCCTGTACTCGGGGCAATCGCGCCCTTAAGTGATGCAATGATCCTGAGTGTAAACGAAAGTTCTCCGGCTGACCATGCAGGGCTTGAGAACGGCATGATAATAACGCAGATTAATGATACCAATATCACAACAGCCGAAGATCTGCTAACATACCTCGAAAAAACCCGGCCTGGAGACACCGTTCATATCTATGCTACAAAAAACGGCACAGTCTCCACGCATGATTTGCAGGTTGCCTCAATCCCTGAGGACTATATTGGAGGAGTGCCTGTAGGAGGAATTGTTTCGGGAAGTCCCGCAGAAGCTGCAGGGATCAAAACCGGAATGACAATGATCAGGATCAACAATACGAAGATGCAAAATGTTTCAAGTTTCGTAAGTTTTATGGAAACAACCAAAGCAAACCAGACTGTAGAAGTAGAACTTCTTCCCTCTGAAAACTACACAGGCAACCTCACTGAAAAAGGCACTGTCGTTTTCGATGTGCAACTGTCATCCAATTCGGAACATGATTACGGTTTCCTTGGAGTTATGTACGGAAATAATGCAGTTATGGAATTACCGATGCTTGGAATCTCCATGTTGATGCCTCAAGCAAAACTGTATCTTGAAGCCCTGAAGCAAATCCCATCCTTGCTAACCATACCTGCAGGCTGGATCATTCTTTTTGGACTTCCAATCTATGGATTTGCAGGGGAAGGATTCCGAGGCTTTTCAGGTACCTTCATGCAGTTTTATCAGCCTGTAGGCTGGGCAGAACCACTGGGAATCGGGATTTTCTGGATTGCAAATACCCTTCTCTGGGTTGGATGGCTGAACTTTTATGTCGGACTGTTCAACTGTTTGCCTGCAGTACCCCTGGATGGAGGACACGTGTTTAAGGATTCAATCTATTCCTTTGTATACCGGCTCACAAGGAACGATTCAATATCAGAAAGAGTCTCAAACTCTATCACAGCGAGCTTTTCAATGTTAATCCTGTTCTCGTTTATCTTTATGATATTCGGGCCTTATATAGGGCAATGGATGTAA